A stretch of Pseudorhodobacter turbinis DNA encodes these proteins:
- a CDS encoding ABC transporter ATP-binding protein: MIRPNTDELQTKAVAVDYGATRIVEDLDLKIAPGRLTVLLGPNGSGKSTILRALARLQPVASGTVLLDAQAITRMSTKEFARRVGLLAQGAMAPDGLRVIDLVRQGRYPHRPLFGGWTADDDAAVAEALALTSLQKLQDRPLDVLSGGQRQRAWIAMTLAQATPILLLDEPTTYLDIAHQVDLMNLIRRLVDARAMTVVAVLHDLNQAARYADHLIMLKSGKVMAKGPAKDIITPEVIARAFGIEVKVFQDPDSGLPFCLPQRTLSDPADA, from the coding sequence ATGATTAGGCCCAATACCGATGAGTTACAGACCAAAGCTGTCGCGGTGGACTATGGGGCCACCCGGATTGTCGAGGATCTGGATTTGAAAATTGCGCCGGGTCGGCTGACCGTGCTTTTGGGGCCGAACGGATCGGGTAAATCCACCATCCTGCGGGCGCTTGCGCGGCTGCAACCTGTTGCTTCGGGGACGGTTTTGCTGGACGCGCAGGCCATAACCCGCATGAGCACCAAGGAATTTGCGCGCCGCGTTGGCCTGCTGGCCCAAGGGGCGATGGCCCCCGACGGCTTGCGTGTGATCGATCTGGTCCGGCAGGGCCGCTATCCGCATCGGCCCTTGTTTGGTGGCTGGACTGCGGATGATGACGCAGCCGTGGCCGAGGCGCTTGCGCTCACCTCCTTGCAGAAGTTGCAAGACCGGCCGCTTGATGTGCTGTCGGGCGGGCAACGGCAACGCGCCTGGATTGCGATGACCCTTGCACAGGCGACCCCTATCTTGTTGCTGGATGAACCGACAACCTATCTTGATATCGCGCATCAGGTCGATCTGATGAACCTGATCCGGCGGTTGGTCGATGCGCGGGCCATGACTGTTGTCGCCGTCTTGCATGATTTAAATCAGGCGGCCCGATATGCCGATCATCTGATCATGCTGAAATCGGGGAAAGTCATGGCCAAGGGCCCGGCAAAGGATATCATTACGCCAGAGGTTATCGCCCGCGCCTTTGGTATCGAGGTCAAAGTTTTCCAAGATCCCGATAGCGGGTTGCCATTTTGCCTGCCTCAACGGACGCTGAGTGATCCCGCTGATGCCTAA
- a CDS encoding FecCD family ABC transporter permease yields the protein MRASIWLTLALAISLMASLSVGDQRIPALSVLGALVGADSTPITNGFIVIELRLPRAILGALVGAALAVAGAATQALIRNPLAESGLLGINSGAALAATIVIVQADNLPESLLPLFAVGGALAMSAAIYALAWRAGTNTLRLILVGIGLGALAGAAASFLSVFGPVAQAQRAMVWLAGSLNDARWVKSLWLLAGGLPAVGVLWLMKHDLDLISLGDTTARALGQRVHMVRGIAVFAAAGLAGVAVAAAGPIAFVGLVAPHVARRVVGAGHARLIPAAALTGAVMVVLADLFARRVFAPGQLPVGLATALLGAPFFGYILWKKRHD from the coding sequence ATGAGGGCGAGTATCTGGCTGACACTTGCACTGGCTATATCCCTGATGGCGTCCCTTTCTGTCGGAGATCAGCGCATCCCTGCACTCTCGGTTCTGGGGGCATTGGTTGGCGCGGATAGCACGCCCATAACCAACGGATTCATCGTGATCGAGCTGCGGCTGCCGCGCGCAATTCTGGGCGCATTGGTCGGCGCGGCATTGGCGGTGGCCGGTGCCGCCACGCAAGCGTTGATCCGAAACCCGCTGGCCGAGTCGGGCCTGCTGGGCATCAATTCCGGTGCAGCACTGGCCGCTACAATTGTCATTGTTCAAGCAGACAATCTGCCCGAAAGCCTGTTGCCGCTGTTCGCTGTCGGCGGCGCTTTGGCGATGTCGGCAGCGATCTATGCGCTGGCCTGGCGGGCGGGTACAAACACCCTTCGGCTGATCTTGGTCGGTATCGGTTTGGGGGCGCTGGCGGGGGCTGCGGCCTCGTTTCTTTCTGTCTTTGGGCCGGTGGCGCAGGCACAGCGCGCGATGGTCTGGTTGGCGGGGTCCTTGAACGATGCGCGCTGGGTCAAATCGCTGTGGCTATTGGCCGGGGGGCTGCCTGCCGTCGGGGTTCTGTGGCTGATGAAACATGATCTTGACCTTATTTCCTTGGGCGATACCACGGCCCGCGCCTTGGGCCAGCGGGTCCATATGGTGCGCGGGATCGCCGTTTTTGCGGCTGCGGGGCTGGCGGGCGTGGCTGTGGCCGCGGCCGGCCCGATTGCCTTTGTTGGTCTTGTTGCCCCTCATGTTGCGCGCAGGGTGGTTGGTGCCGGCCACGCCCGTCTGATCCCGGCGGCGGCATTGACGGGCGCGGTGATGGTCGTGCTGGCGGATCTGTTTGCGCGCCGTGTCTTTGCGCCGGGGCAGTTGCCGGTGGGGTTGGCAACGGCCCTTCTGGGGGCGCCGTTCTTTGGTTATATTTTGTGGAAGAAGCGTCATGATTAG
- a CDS encoding FecCD family ABC transporter permease: MTDIRRDCLGLVLLSAGLLALLVWGLTVGTSDISLSDAWRALWSDANQRVEIVVQEVRLPRLLAAIVVGAALAAAGTIMQAVTGNPMADPGLLGVNAGASFAVVLAIALGGVSDAGSLVWFAFFGAGCAAALVYLLGGAGRAGATPVKLVLAGVVVASFLGALTMSILVVDMQTFDEVRLWTAGSLKGRDMQSVLLLAPYAGLSLAGAILLRQQFNVLALGADTAGSLGQNQPLWLAISALLVVGLAGSAVALAGPIGFVGLVVPHLVRMCIGSNYARILPFACVVGAGLTLLADTVPRAIFARDVPVGISLAAIGAPFFIWLARRERAGKP, translated from the coding sequence TTGACCGATATTCGCCGGGACTGCTTGGGACTGGTGTTGCTATCAGCGGGTTTGCTGGCCTTGCTGGTCTGGGGGCTGACGGTCGGCACATCTGATATATCATTGTCTGATGCCTGGCGCGCGCTTTGGTCAGATGCAAACCAGCGGGTAGAGATTGTCGTGCAAGAGGTCCGGCTGCCAAGGTTGCTGGCCGCCATTGTGGTTGGCGCAGCTTTGGCCGCAGCGGGGACAATCATGCAAGCCGTCACCGGCAACCCCATGGCCGATCCGGGGCTGTTGGGGGTCAATGCCGGGGCCAGTTTTGCTGTCGTTCTAGCCATCGCGCTGGGCGGGGTCAGTGATGCGGGCAGTTTGGTCTGGTTCGCGTTTTTTGGTGCAGGCTGTGCGGCGGCACTTGTTTATCTTTTGGGGGGTGCGGGCCGTGCGGGTGCCACGCCGGTCAAGCTGGTTTTGGCGGGTGTCGTTGTTGCCAGCTTTTTGGGGGCGTTGACCATGTCTATTCTGGTCGTCGATATGCAAACCTTTGACGAGGTGCGCCTTTGGACCGCCGGCTCCCTAAAGGGCCGCGATATGCAAAGCGTCTTGTTGTTGGCCCCCTATGCGGGTTTGTCGCTTGCTGGCGCGATCTTGCTGCGGCAGCAGTTCAACGTATTGGCGCTGGGGGCTGATACGGCCGGCAGCTTGGGGCAGAACCAGCCGCTTTGGCTGGCGATTTCAGCCCTTTTGGTGGTCGGACTGGCCGGAAGCGCGGTTGCGCTGGCCGGCCCTATCGGCTTTGTCGGGCTTGTGGTGCCCCATTTGGTGCGGATGTGTATAGGCAGCAACTATGCACGCATCCTGCCGTTTGCCTGCGTGGTCGGGGCGGGCTTGACGTTATTGGCCGATACGGTCCCGCGGGCAATTTTCGCGCGGGATGTGCCGGTTGGCATCTCGCTGGCAGCCATCGGCGCGCCCTTCTTTATCTGGCTGGCCCGCCGTGAAAGGGCGGGTAAGCCATGA
- a CDS encoding iron-siderophore ABC transporter substrate-binding protein, whose amino-acid sequence MVKLSGYILTVLSVVFASSAVACEGIELDRGDVFNAPLCIPETPARVVVLDPSFGLGVGLDVGLPVVGAPLEMMSDEALHKRAVEHDITSTGFVTEPSLETIVALQPDLIIGFVGSESVASGIYPMAARVAPTLLFTSTDWREFYRLLASLSGKEQEVADALDTLDQRIADIKARMPDTTVSVLRITSWDFQVYLDAPETYAPFEIMKQAGVRRSAYETTDDPSLALKRPDREELAQLDGDILLYIVGGTNASDQDGRHAEVLSDPLWKMLPAVRSGQVHRVSHGTWMQFSGIASAHRVLDDLEAYVVGAP is encoded by the coding sequence ATGGTGAAACTTTCCGGATATATCCTAACCGTCCTGTCGGTCGTTTTTGCCAGTTCTGCTGTTGCATGCGAAGGCATTGAGCTGGACCGTGGTGATGTTTTTAACGCCCCTCTGTGCATTCCCGAAACGCCTGCCCGCGTGGTTGTTCTGGACCCAAGCTTCGGGCTGGGCGTCGGGTTGGATGTCGGGTTGCCTGTTGTTGGTGCCCCCCTTGAAATGATGAGCGATGAAGCCCTTCACAAGCGGGCGGTGGAGCATGACATCACCAGCACCGGTTTCGTCACCGAACCCAGCCTTGAGACCATCGTGGCACTACAGCCAGACTTGATTATCGGCTTCGTCGGGTCGGAGTCGGTTGCCTCGGGGATTTACCCGATGGCCGCGCGCGTGGCCCCTACCTTGCTTTTCACCTCGACCGATTGGCGGGAATTCTACCGCCTTCTGGCAAGTTTGAGCGGCAAGGAACAAGAGGTAGCAGACGCGCTTGATACGCTTGACCAGCGCATTGCGGATATCAAGGCGCGGATGCCAGATACGACCGTTTCGGTGCTGCGCATTACCTCATGGGATTTTCAGGTCTATCTTGATGCCCCCGAAACATATGCGCCCTTTGAGATTATGAAACAGGCGGGCGTCCGGCGCAGCGCCTATGAGACAACGGATGATCCGTCGTTGGCCCTCAAGCGGCCCGACCGTGAGGAACTGGCGCAGCTGGACGGCGACATTTTGCTCTATATTGTCGGGGGGACCAATGCCTCTGACCAGGACGGTCGGCACGCCGAAGTGCTGAGTGATCCCTTGTGGAAAATGCTGCCTGCTGTCCGGTCCGGTCAGGTTCATCGTGTGTCGCACGGGACATGGATGCAGTTCAGCGGGATCGCCTCGGCCCATCGTGTGCTTGATGATCTTGAAGCCTATGTGGTGGGGGCACCTTGA
- the secB gene encoding protein-export chaperone SecB, whose product MTEANGAAAAPQPAAQVKMQVLGQFVRDLSFENAVAQRGMQGGDVQPDTQVAVSLDARKRSTDNQFEVITKFRVTSKNKANDEVLFVVELDYGGIFHIEGVPEDQMHPFLLIECPRMLFPYVRRIISDVTRDGGFPPLNIDTVDFLALYRAELARRAEEQKTDKPVS is encoded by the coding sequence ATGACTGAAGCAAATGGTGCCGCAGCTGCGCCACAACCCGCAGCACAAGTAAAAATGCAAGTTCTGGGCCAGTTCGTTCGTGACCTGTCCTTTGAAAATGCTGTGGCACAACGTGGCATGCAGGGTGGCGATGTCCAGCCCGACACCCAAGTCGCCGTTAGCCTTGATGCCCGCAAGCGCAGCACGGACAACCAGTTTGAGGTGATTACGAAATTTCGCGTAACTTCCAAGAACAAAGCCAACGACGAGGTTTTGTTTGTTGTGGAGCTGGATTACGGCGGTATTTTCCACATTGAAGGCGTGCCAGAAGATCAGATGCATCCGTTCTTGCTGATCGAATGCCCGCGCATGTTGTTCCCCTACGTGCGCCGCATCATTTCCGATGTGACCCGCGATGGTGGTTTCCCGCCGCTCAACATCGATACCGTGGATTTTCTGGCCCTGTACCGGGCAGAGCTTGCCCGTCGCGCCGAAGAGCAAAAGACCGACAAACCGGTTTCCTGA
- a CDS encoding FxsA family protein, giving the protein MWLLLAFVVVPLIEIGLFIQVGGWLTLWPTLAIVLATGIIGTVLVRRQGLRVLAELRSSMSQMRDPLSPLAHGAMILFAGALLLTPGFFTDTVGFLLLIPQLRQMIITAIAARVTVVGAGATTAHRPPGNDIIDAEYIDVSDDNEPNDPKNNRPSRWTEH; this is encoded by the coding sequence ATGTGGCTACTGCTTGCGTTTGTTGTCGTTCCCTTGATTGAGATCGGCCTTTTTATTCAGGTCGGGGGCTGGCTTACGCTTTGGCCCACGCTGGCGATTGTTCTTGCAACCGGTATTATCGGGACGGTTTTGGTGCGCAGACAAGGGCTGCGTGTTCTGGCTGAATTGCGCAGCTCCATGTCACAAATGCGCGACCCTTTGTCACCGCTGGCACATGGCGCGATGATCCTTTTTGCGGGGGCATTATTGCTTACACCGGGGTTTTTTACCGATACGGTCGGCTTTTTGCTGCTGATCCCGCAATTGCGGCAAATGATCATCACTGCCATTGCCGCCCGCGTGACAGTTGTGGGTGCAGGGGCCACGACCGCGCATCGCCCGCCCGGGAACGATATTATTGATGCCGAATATATTGATGTCTCGGACGATAATGAGCCGAATGATCCCAAAAACAATCGCCCCTCCCGCTGGACAGAGCATTGA
- a CDS encoding Tim44/TimA family putative adaptor protein → MNSSLIQLLVLAGIAVFLILKLKSVLGTREGFEKPPLPLDDDKPSARKGFEVIEGGPDRDIVDHVADGSDAANALYTMKKAEPSFSVGEFLGGARGAYEMIFMAFEKGEIEEIKPFLSPDVYESFAEAVAAREAQGLTVEANFIGIRELAVQSAEFDTTSREGEVSVRFVAELYSVVRNKLGEIVEGSPSEIKRQRDVWTFARQMGADDPNWLLVATGD, encoded by the coding sequence ATGAATTCTTCGCTAATCCAACTTCTCGTTCTTGCGGGAATTGCCGTTTTCCTGATCCTGAAGCTGAAAAGCGTTCTGGGCACGCGTGAGGGGTTTGAAAAGCCGCCTTTGCCGTTGGACGACGACAAGCCAAGTGCCCGCAAAGGGTTTGAGGTTATCGAAGGCGGGCCGGACCGCGATATCGTTGACCATGTCGCCGATGGCTCTGACGCCGCCAACGCGCTTTACACGATGAAAAAAGCCGAGCCAAGCTTTTCGGTAGGGGAGTTTCTGGGCGGCGCGCGCGGCGCCTATGAGATGATCTTTATGGCGTTCGAGAAGGGTGAGATTGAAGAGATCAAACCGTTCCTGTCCCCCGATGTTTATGAAAGCTTTGCCGAAGCCGTCGCCGCCCGTGAGGCGCAAGGCCTAACGGTAGAGGCAAACTTTATCGGCATCCGGGAGCTTGCGGTTCAATCCGCAGAATTTGATACGACCAGCCGTGAGGGTGAGGTTTCCGTTCGCTTTGTGGCAGAGCTGTATTCGGTCGTGCGCAACAAGCTGGGTGAGATTGTCGAAGGCAGCCCGTCCGAGATCAAGCGCCAGCGCGATGTCTGGACCTTTGCGCGCCAGATGGGTGCTGATGATCCCAACTGGTTGCTGGTTGCCACCGGCGATTGA
- a CDS encoding Smr/MutS family protein, translating into MSRRRRPLGPEEEALWDAVARTAKPMHAPVVKRKPKDAPAPLPQPATQPAPAHRIAPFRLGEKPGTPKPNPAPPSALQMDAKAFGKLTRGKLAPESRIDLHGMTLAEAHPELIRFILNAHGKGLRLVLVITGKGKPGMDTSVMPRRTGILRQQLPHWLRQQPLASAILQVTEAHLRHGGHGAFYVYLRRSR; encoded by the coding sequence ATGTCGCGCCGCCGCCGTCCGCTTGGCCCAGAGGAGGAAGCCCTTTGGGATGCTGTTGCGCGAACGGCCAAACCGATGCATGCCCCTGTTGTCAAAAGAAAACCCAAGGATGCGCCGGCCCCGTTGCCACAGCCCGCCACGCAACCCGCGCCGGCTCATCGCATCGCACCGTTTCGTTTGGGTGAAAAGCCGGGTACACCAAAGCCCAATCCCGCACCCCCATCGGCCTTGCAAATGGATGCCAAGGCTTTTGGCAAGCTGACCCGTGGCAAGCTTGCGCCTGAATCGCGCATTGACCTTCACGGCATGACATTGGCCGAGGCGCACCCCGAATTGATCCGCTTTATCCTGAATGCACATGGCAAAGGGTTGCGTCTGGTGCTGGTGATTACGGGCAAGGGCAAGCCGGGAATGGATACCAGCGTGATGCCGCGCCGGACCGGCATTTTGCGCCAACAACTGCCGCATTGGTTGCGCCAACAGCCGCTTGCATCGGCGATTTTGCAAGTGACCGAGGCGCATTTACGCCATGGCGGGCACGGCGCATTTTACGTTTATTTGCGCCGGTCTCGTTAA
- the hslU gene encoding ATP-dependent protease ATPase subunit HslU, whose protein sequence is MTDLTPREIVSELDRYIIGQKDAKRAVAVALRNRWRRKQLGDDLRDEVYPKNILMIGPTGVGKTEISRRLAKLAQAPFLKIEATKFTEVGYVGRDVDSIIRDLVDAAMIDTRARMREDVKARAFAAAEDRVIEAVAGKDAREQTREMFRRKLKAGELDNTVIELEIADTTNPFAAFDPNGQGAGGQMGGMMNLGDLFGKMGRTQKRKLTVAESHELLVSEEADKLLDDEAVKLAALEAVQENGIVFIDEIDKVCARADARGADVSREGVQRDLLPLIEGTTVSTKHGPVKTDHILFIASGAFHVAKPSDLLPELQGRLPIRVELRPLTEDDFVRILTEPDNALTLQYTALMGTEGVTVSFTEDGIKALAHIAAEVNQSVENIGARRLYTVIERVFEDLSFNAPDRGGETVEVNAAFVEEHLGELSRSADLSRYVL, encoded by the coding sequence ATGACCGACCTTACCCCCCGCGAAATCGTGTCCGAGCTGGATCGCTATATCATCGGCCAGAAAGACGCCAAGCGTGCCGTTGCTGTGGCCCTGCGCAACCGTTGGCGGCGCAAGCAGCTTGGCGATGACTTGCGCGATGAAGTCTATCCGAAGAATATTCTGATGATCGGCCCGACCGGCGTCGGCAAAACCGAGATCAGCCGCCGGCTGGCCAAGCTGGCCCAAGCACCCTTTCTAAAGATCGAGGCCACCAAGTTTACCGAGGTCGGCTATGTCGGCCGTGATGTTGACAGCATCATCCGTGATCTGGTCGATGCTGCGATGATCGACACCCGCGCCCGCATGCGTGAGGATGTCAAAGCCCGTGCCTTTGCCGCCGCCGAGGATCGCGTGATTGAGGCGGTCGCCGGCAAGGACGCCCGCGAACAAACCCGCGAGATGTTCCGCCGCAAGCTGAAAGCCGGCGAGCTGGACAATACGGTGATCGAACTGGAAATCGCCGACACCACCAATCCGTTCGCGGCCTTTGACCCGAACGGTCAGGGTGCCGGCGGGCAAATGGGCGGCATGATGAACCTTGGCGATCTGTTCGGCAAAATGGGCCGCACCCAGAAACGCAAGCTGACCGTCGCCGAAAGCCACGAGCTTCTGGTGTCAGAAGAGGCAGATAAACTGCTGGATGATGAGGCGGTAAAGCTGGCGGCATTAGAGGCAGTGCAGGAAAACGGCATCGTTTTCATTGATGAGATCGACAAGGTTTGCGCCCGTGCCGATGCTCGTGGTGCCGATGTTTCCCGCGAGGGCGTGCAGCGCGATTTGCTGCCACTGATCGAGGGCACGACGGTTTCGACCAAGCACGGGCCGGTGAAAACCGACCATATCCTGTTCATCGCCAGCGGTGCCTTTCATGTGGCAAAACCATCGGACCTGCTGCCCGAACTTCAAGGCCGCCTGCCGATCCGCGTAGAGCTTCGCCCCCTCACCGAGGATGATTTCGTCCGCATCCTGACAGAGCCGGACAATGCACTAACCCTGCAGTATACGGCCCTTATGGGCACCGAAGGCGTGACCGTCAGCTTCACCGAGGATGGCATCAAGGCCCTTGCCCACATCGCCGCCGAGGTCAATCAGTCGGTTGAAAACATCGGGGCGCGCCGGCTTTATACCGTGATTGAGCGTGTGTTTGAGGATCTGTCCTTCAACGCGCCCGATCGCGGCGGGGAAACGGTAGAGGTCAACGCCGCCTTCGTCGAAGAGCATCTAGGCGAGCTTTCGCGTTCTGCCGATCTTTCGCGTTACGTTCTTTAA
- the hslV gene encoding ATP-dependent protease subunit HslV: MADDKFPGWHGTTILAVRRGGEVVVAGDGQVSLGQTVIKGSARKVRRLSPGGRDVVCGFAGSTADAFTLLERLEKKLEAMPGQLARASVDLAKDWRMDKYLRNLEAMLIVTDGKDLFIITGAGDVLEPEHDIAAIGSGGNFALAAARGLMTTDLPAEDVARKAMAIAADICVYTNGNLTVETISATD, encoded by the coding sequence ATGGCAGATGATAAATTCCCCGGCTGGCACGGAACAACCATTCTGGCAGTGCGGCGCGGCGGGGAAGTTGTGGTGGCGGGTGACGGGCAGGTAAGCCTTGGGCAAACGGTTATCAAAGGGTCGGCCCGCAAGGTGCGGCGGCTTTCGCCGGGCGGGCGCGATGTGGTTTGCGGCTTTGCCGGATCAACCGCCGACGCCTTTACCCTATTGGAACGGCTGGAGAAAAAGCTGGAGGCGATGCCGGGGCAACTGGCGCGCGCATCGGTCGATCTGGCCAAGGATTGGCGGATGGATAAATATCTGCGCAATCTTGAGGCGATGCTGATTGTGACCGACGGCAAGGACCTTTTCATCATCACCGGCGCCGGCGATGTGTTGGAGCCTGAGCATGACATTGCGGCAATCGGCTCTGGCGGGAACTTTGCTTTGGCGGCGGCACGCGGGTTGATGACAACCGACCTGCCGGCCGAGGATGTCGCCCGCAAAGCCATGGCAATCGCCGCCGATATTTGCGTTTACACCAACGGCAATCTGACCGTGGAAACAATAAGCGCGACTGACTGA
- a CDS encoding SPFH domain-containing protein, whose protein sequence is MDIEQFIGGNAVAIAIAVFIIVCIFLGVRIVPQSEQHVVERFGKLRSVLGPGINFVVPFLDKVAHKISILERQLPNAMQDAITADNVLVKVETSVFYRIIEPEKTVYRIRDVDAAIATTVAGIVRSEIGKMELDQVQSNRSQLIGMVRELVAAMVDDWGIEVTRAEVLDVNLDEATRAAMLQQLNAERARRAQVTEAEGKKRAMELNADAELYAAQQEAKERRVLADAEAYATGVIAEAIRLHGLEAAQYQVALKQVEALTAVGQGAGKQTIIVPAQALEAFGDAFKMLKGRT, encoded by the coding sequence ATGGATATTGAGCAGTTTATCGGTGGGAATGCGGTGGCGATTGCGATCGCCGTTTTCATCATTGTTTGTATTTTTCTGGGCGTGCGGATTGTGCCGCAATCAGAGCAACATGTGGTGGAACGCTTTGGCAAGCTGCGCTCGGTTTTGGGGCCGGGGATCAACTTTGTCGTGCCGTTTCTGGATAAGGTTGCGCATAAAATCTCTATTCTGGAACGCCAGCTGCCCAACGCCATGCAAGATGCGATTACCGCAGATAACGTGCTGGTAAAGGTGGAAACATCAGTGTTCTACCGGATTATCGAGCCGGAAAAGACGGTTTACCGCATCCGCGATGTCGATGCCGCAATCGCGACAACGGTCGCGGGGATTGTGCGCTCCGAGATCGGCAAGATGGAGCTGGATCAGGTGCAATCCAACCGCAGCCAGTTGATCGGCATGGTGCGCGAACTGGTAGCGGCGATGGTCGATGACTGGGGGATTGAGGTGACGCGGGCCGAGGTTCTGGACGTGAACCTTGATGAGGCCACGCGCGCCGCGATGTTACAGCAGTTGAATGCTGAACGCGCACGGCGGGCACAAGTAACAGAGGCCGAGGGCAAGAAGCGGGCGATGGAATTAAACGCGGACGCCGAACTTTATGCCGCCCAGCAAGAAGCCAAGGAACGCCGCGTTCTGGCCGATGCCGAGGCCTATGCGACCGGCGTGATTGCCGAGGCGATCCGCCTGCACGGGTTGGAGGCGGCGCAGTATCAAGTAGCACTTAAGCAGGTGGAGGCATTGACAGCCGTGGGGCAGGGGGCCGGCAAGCAAACGATTATCGTGCCGGCGCAGGCGTTGGAGGCCTTTGGCGACGCCTTCAAAATGCTGAAGGGCCGAACATGA
- a CDS encoding NfeD family protein: MSWYGLWWVWIVLGFALGVLEVLAPGYIFLGFALGAVATGVLVGIGVLGSLPTTLLIFAVASLLAWIVMRKLLGSQASKVKIWDRDINDN; encoded by the coding sequence ATGAGCTGGTATGGCCTTTGGTGGGTCTGGATCGTTCTGGGCTTTGCGCTTGGCGTGCTGGAGGTGCTTGCGCCCGGCTATATTTTCCTTGGCTTTGCCTTGGGGGCCGTGGCGACCGGTGTTTTGGTCGGCATCGGGGTCTTGGGCAGCTTGCCCACGACATTGCTGATCTTTGCGGTGGCCTCCTTGCTTGCGTGGATCGTGATGCGCAAACTGTTGGGCTCCCAAGCAAGCAAGGTCAAAATATGGGATCGCGATATCAACGACAACTAA
- a CDS encoding SDR family oxidoreductase has product MKTLLSIGHGYSAQGLARLLQPLGWRIIGTTRNAQKAAKMRANGIEAVIWPGEDIAPALEQASHLLTSVAPDAGGDPVLAALGPQILASDLEWVGYLSTTGVYGDHQGGWVDEETPLTPSTQRGQQRVLAEDQWQALGLPLHIFRLAGIYGPGRGPFAKVLEGSARRILKPDQVFSRIHVDDIAQVLAASVAQPNPGRTYNICDNDPAPPEDVIAYAAELLGLPVPPSENWDTAKMTPMARSFYAESKRVRNDRIKEELGVELIHPDYRSGLRALFDAEF; this is encoded by the coding sequence ATGAAAACACTTCTTTCTATTGGTCACGGCTATTCGGCGCAGGGCTTGGCCCGGCTTTTGCAACCTTTGGGCTGGCGCATTATCGGCACCACCCGCAACGCGCAAAAAGCCGCCAAGATGCGCGCGAACGGGATTGAAGCGGTGATCTGGCCGGGTGAGGACATCGCGCCGGCCTTGGAGCAGGCAAGCCATCTGCTGACCTCTGTCGCGCCGGATGCGGGCGGTGATCCGGTACTGGCAGCCCTTGGGCCGCAGATCTTGGCGTCAGATCTGGAATGGGTCGGTTATCTATCCACCACGGGGGTTTACGGCGATCATCAAGGCGGTTGGGTTGATGAAGAAACCCCGCTGACCCCAAGCACCCAGCGGGGCCAGCAGCGCGTATTGGCCGAGGATCAGTGGCAAGCCTTGGGCCTGCCGTTGCATATCTTCCGGCTCGCCGGCATTTACGGCCCCGGCCGCGGCCCCTTTGCCAAGGTGCTAGAGGGCAGCGCGCGCCGCATCCTCAAGCCGGATCAAGTGTTTTCGCGCATCCATGTTGATGATATCGCGCAGGTGCTTGCCGCCTCTGTCGCGCAGCCAAACCCCGGTCGCACCTATAACATTTGTGACAATGATCCAGCCCCGCCCGAGGATGTCATCGCCTATGCCGCCGAGCTTTTGGGCCTGCCCGTTCCGCCAAGTGAAAACTGGGATACGGCAAAGATGACCCCGATGGCGCGCAGCTTTTACGCCGAAAGCAAACGCGTGCGAAATGACCGCATAAAAGAGGAGCTTGGCGTAGAGCTGATCCACCCCGATTATCGCAGCGGCCTGCGCGCGTTGTTTGACGCCGAATTCTGA